The sequence CGGCTCGTGTCAGGGATGACAGCACCCACAGTAGCCTCAGTTTGGGTTTTTCCAGATTTTTGAGAAAGGGGCTGGGCTTTATCGTAGAGTTGATGTTCCTCTAACCTTGTTGACCGTGTGTACATGACGGTTCAACTATAATAGTTTCCAGTGCTTTATATGGCTGTAAGTGGTCACTTGACACAAGCTGATGCTTTCGTTCACATGTTGGTTTTATCCTGGGGCTCGCATACCATTGCCTATATTTCGAGCCCCTGGGGCTGCGCATGATAGGAAATTCAGTGGGATCGTTCGATCAAGTCTCCAGGTCATTGCTCCGGTCATTTCCCACTAGAAATGCTAAGTTACTGCTGTGAGCACCTGCAAACATGCGGCTAATTCTTGCATAAGAACTAATGCATAGCTATAAATCACAGCACTAAAATTACACCTTCACTCTGCAATTAAGTTTCAAAGGACAAGCGGTAATTTCTGGGGGCATATAATTCTGCACTTTTGAACCACTTTTGAAAATTACCTGGGCGGTGGTATGTACAGAAGAGAATATGGAGAAGAGCTCATTACTGAGACTAGAAAGCTCAGACCACACTCTTTGCCATACCAGTTGTGTCCCGGCTTCTTTGTTCTGCAATTTCTGTACCTCTCTGGGGAAAACCTCAAGTAATCCCAGAGAATTGTAGGTACCACCCATCTCAAAGTTGCAAATCCATTCAGATCGCTTGTCTTAACCATCGGGTTGAGGGAAATGGCTCTTCCCCATTTGGTGTTGATGAGCCCATCTCTGGAATGCTGGATCCAGTTTGGGCAACCCAGTACCAGAAAGGTGTTCATATACAGGAGTTCAGCCAGGTAGTTTGCAAGGCTTAGCTGACCTAGCAGTGGTGACAGTCCTGTGGTGAGAGGGAGCCAGGACTAGACATGGCCTTTCCCACCAGCACCCTTATGATTTATGACCAAATTCTGTAGaaaatctttcctcctccccagcatGAAGCAAAACTTCCCCTTTCCCATCAACATACAGCCAGGCCACAGCAAGCTCATAAAAGCTTGCATCATTCGTGCAAGAGACACTCCACCAGAAAAGATACTGGCATTAGGTGGGAGTGGCCCTCCAGAAacctccatcccctgctccagaTCATGCTTAACATTAGCGTGGCACAACACTAACTAACTTGGGCGTTCCTTGGCAAGATGCACTGGCTTCTTCACTGGTGCGCTCCACTGGTCTCACTTGGAAAGGAAAGAATAGCTTGGGAAGCAACAGATTCACATACCAGTGATAAGTGATGAATTTCATTCCATCTCCCACGGAAACGCATGctgaaaaataggttttaaaattaaaatggagaaaaaagttgCTGTTCAGTGCAAAGCCCAGGACCTTTGGTCCTGTTGCAGGGATTCATGCCACTTGCTAGGAATTCTGTAGCCTTGTGAAGATCAAAATAATGTGGTCCTTATTTACATGCAGGCACCTGGCTGTTTGACTTAGAAGAGAAGAcatcaaatgaaaaggaaattccAAAATCCATCGGATGATTGTAAACCCCTCTGTTTTGCTCCCACCTCTCTGTTTCGCTTCCTCCTCTACCTGCTTGTAGCCAAGCTGAGCCTTGTTCGAAATGGATAGAAGAGTACACTTTGCAATTGTCTTTGGAGACAAGCACCATCAAATAACTCCTAAGGTCAAGCATAAATGTGGTAGTCCTGGTTATCTACATAAGCTGCCTAAGAGGAGTCTGTTAAAGAGCCAGACTGTAACTCGCTGTCAATGATTACTGTGGTTGCAAAGAGGAAAGGCTGACAGCTACTCCAAAGTGTTTACATTCCTATTTTTAAATCCATCTGGTATGTAACTGGCAATTAATTTAATTCCAGAAGCCTGGATCCGACTGGACCGAGGGAGACATCTTAGACAGGACTCTGAAAGACATTAGGCCCCTGTGCCCAAAATGTGATGTGAAATGCAGACTAACCTGCACGCAGCTGTTTGAGCCGAAAGCCCCCATGGGTCCCACATCCTGTGCTGTGTGTCTGCTCAGCTCTGACCTGCCTGAGGACTGTGGGTTTTGGGGTCACAAGTAACAGAACTTCCCTAGGAGctgcacacagatttttttttcccatggttgCACACTTGGGTTGTTGTTTTCACAGTGCTTTTTCTCCTGTAATCTTTGTTGCCAAGGGATTTTCTCCATCCTCCCTTGAGTTTTATACCGTGCCTCCACCTGGGGCTGTCCTTCAACAGAGGGGGGTTTCTTCAACACGTCCTTCCGGGGATCGTGATACAGCATCCCGTCCTTCCTTCTCTGCCACAGAAGAGCTTCAGGCTCCTTCATGCCAGTCGTCTGGGGAAGAATCACAGTCATGTACGTTTGAAGTGACCTGAAGAGGTCATTTAGGTATGtaggtttccttttattttcctatttaagaGGGTAGATTTCCTTGATCAGTGCAGGCCTGGCTTTAAGATGGAAAGATGCTGTGAGGTGGGTTTGAAGGATCTCAAAGTGGTTTTAGAAACCTTGCCTCCAGCCTTTGGCCTGGGAGATTTGCAGTTTCTCGTCTCACCAAGTGTCTGGTGGCtgagcagcttctcagctgggaCAAGTCTCCCTGTGGCAGGAACCATGTCTGGCTCAGGACCTCCTTTGCCTTGATAATCTCTGGGGTCCCTGGAAGCTTGCTTAGATCTTGCTTAGAAAGGGCCTCATATACTTAGGGGGGCCCCGTCTCTTTCTGTCTTCACAGGTTTCCTAGAGGGATCTTGAGAGGTGAGTGGCAATGGGCAGAGGAGAATCTGGTCCTCCTGGCTATGATACCAGCTTCCCTCTCCTTAGGTTCCCTGCCATGGCCTTCACCCCTCAGGCGTCTAGAAAGTCTTCCCAAGCTTTTTAAGACATTGGCATAGGACATGTGGCCCAGAGAGCAGCTCACAGCAATGTGATCTGCACGATCCTGTTGCTTTAGCAAACGCCAAGCTGAATATCACCAAGAAGGAAATAATCACAGTGGTCGTACCTGCTTGACCCATTTGCCTTGCATGTCACAGTGCACCCACCTTAGTCTGCACGGCTCTTGgcgtcacagaatcacagaatggccaagtttggaagggacctctgaagatcatctagacCAACTGCTCTGCCCAAACAGGGtcgtctagagcacattgcacaggatagcgtccagacgggttttgaatatctccagcaaaggagactccactacctctctgggcaacctgtgtcactgctctgtcaccctcacagcgaagaagttccaccaggtttaggtggaacttcctgtggttacgtttctgcccgttgcctcttgtcctgtcactgggcaccacggacaagagattggcctcatcctcttgacacccccccttcagatacttatacacgttgatcggatcccccctcagtcttctcttctccaggctgaacaggcccagctctcgcagcctttcttcagaggagacgtgctccagccccctcatcatctttgtagccctccgctggactctctccaggagtgccatgtctctcttgtcctggggagcccagaactggacacaggactccaggggaggcctccccagggctgaggagaggggcagcatcacctccctccacctgctgccaacacgcTTCCTActgcaccccagggcaccccattggccttcttggccacaagggcacattgctggctcatggtcaacttgttgtccaccaggactcccaggtccttctctgcagagctgctttccagcaggtcaacccccagcctgtcctgctgcctggggttcttcctccccaggtgcaggaccctgctcttgcctttgttgaatttcatgaggctcctttctgcttgtctctccagcctgttgcggtccctctgaatggcagcacagccttctggggtatcagcccctcctcccagtctTGTATCATCagcgaacttgctgagggtgcactctgtcccttcatccaggtcactgatgaataagttaaataatACTGGACCTggtattgacccctggggaacaccgctagctacagacgTCCAAAAGTTATTTTTGGGAGAGTGTGAACACAGTCCCCCACTACTACAAACTATGCAGTTGACTTTCCTGCATTTAGGGAAACTGCAGGGGCCAGCACACCTGGAATGCAAAGGATGAGCATTACTTTGAGAAAACCACCTACCTGATCATGGTGTCTCCCCTACCAGGTTACTTACTGCATGGCTCTTGGTCTACATGGCAGAATGGGACATCCTGGAAGAGCTTTGCTAAGCCCTATCACTAATATAGCACAGCCGAGAGGAGAGTGTAATGTCGGGCACTGACCCAGCACCCTGTGCTGGCCCCATagctcaaaagccatctggctgCACCTGCTACTCACTTTGTTAATGGCGCTGGGTAAAGAGGAGCCACAGCTCCTCCCTGGGGACAGgatgaaggagggaaggaagggatagACTTGTGCATTGTGTTAGCAGAATGGCAGCCTCTCTCCCCAAGATATAGCAGCTCTTTCCAGCTGATCATCAGCCCCATTCAGACGGCAGAACCCTTCTCAGAGGTGCAGAAGGACCCCTGTGTGTCCTACTTTTCACCTGAACCCCTGTATATTCCCTACAAGCAAGGCGCTCTGGCATCTGTTTGCTTGTCAGAGGAAGAAACACTAGTTGTGAGTAAAAGTGCTGATAAGGAAAGTGTTATCGCTGTCTTGGTTATTCTGTGATAAGATATGTTACATGAAGGCACGCCTTTCTTACGGGCTGCAGGAGCAACCAGTTAGAGTGGGAGCAGCTTTAACAAGAAGAGCGCTGTAGCCTGGCTAGCTCCAGGACCCCTTGTCCAGTGATGGCATCTTCCCAGTAGGAAGAGGTGCTTTTTATGGCCTGTTCTGGTTCCCTTGAGCCAGTTCCCACAGAGAGCTCCCTAGACCTAGCAGTGCCAGAACAGCGCCACTGTACACATGTGTGCACAGCGCCtcagttttcttcttcccagGCAAGCAGAATAGTCCACAGAAGTCAAAACGGTTCAAGGTGGCCATATGCATCAGCGTCCCACAGTTCCCTTGAATACCGCAGACATACGAGACTCTCAGTGTTTTCTAGGCAAAGCAGGTGGAAACAGATGACCCCCAGCCTGAGGTGACTGGCTTATAGCAATGCTCATGGCCAGGCTGAAGGTAGCTTGTCTAGAGTTgcaagagctgggagcccagccAAGTCCACAGCAATTGCTGCAGACAGGAGGCCTGGCAGAGGCTCCCAAGCCCAGCACCTGGTCCCTGGGGTGGCTGGCCCTCACTTTCCTCTCAGGTGGCTGAGGGCAATGGGGCTCCTGTAGGAAATTTGCCTCATCTGGCTGACACTGGTCCCCCTTGCACGGCCACAGGTGGCAGAGGCTACCAGGAAGCGGGTGCCCTCCACAGCATCTGGGACTCCCCTCAGCCCTCCTCCAGAAGAGGAGGGTGTCCCAATGGGATCCTCCCTGTGAGTGGGCAACTAATGTGGCCTCCTGTTCACAGAAATCTTGTGCCAAGCCTTCACCACCACTTCCAGCTTCACTTGAACAGCACTGGAAAGGGGGAAAACATGGGTATTTTTTGTCCTCCTTGACTGATGGGGGCAATGAGGGGAGTCTAAAGCCTTACAGAAGTGGGAACTGGTGAGACAGAAGGGTCTCATGGGCTGTTCCTCTGCCTCTGTGGGATCCCCCTGGCAGGAGGAGCTCCTGCAATCTGGCCTCCTCACAACACAGTGTGGACAGCTATGCTTGCAGGAGGAACCCAGCAAAGTGTTTGTGATGGCACTGAACCGTAACACCGCTTCCTCCTTTCAGCTCCGCTTTGGGCTGGTGTAACCTAATCTGCACGTCGGCCTGCCTTTTACCACCACCTTGGTCTGAATACAGCATCCTCCCCAGTCCGGCCACAGAGAGCCTGAAAACCTTCCCTGGATTTGACCAGCAAACAGCCATTGCTCTGCAATGACTTCCCTCTTCTGTGGACTGGTGAAGGCTCCAGAGGCATCACTTTCCTCTGAAAGACCTGCACCCCCCCAGCCTCTTGTGACCTGTTCTCCTACACCTTTGTCTAACTGAGCTGGAAATGTCACTTTCCTGGGTTTCCTCCATGTTACAGAGCTTCCACAAGTCCCTTGGGCTGTATTTTAAGTAGATGGTGTTATGAATGAGTACAGGAAGAGGCTTGGGTAGCTCATGGAAGAAAACAAGAGATCTTGCACTGCTCCCTTCTGTAACTGGTGCTCGAGGGGATAACACAACTTTATGTTAGTTGGGAAGTCTGGGATCACCTATTACAGACATCAAAGTGATGCCAAGATACCTGAATGGGGAACTGGTCCCTCCAGTAATTGCCCATGGGAAATGTGCTGCACTCGTTTGCTTACAGGGCTAGTGGAAGATTTCTGCTTTGACAACCACAAGGTGCTTTAGCGCCTCTGGCATTGTAACTGCAGAGGTGAAACTAGGATTTCAGAAGATGGAGAGGATGCTGCGCTAAACACAAGTGTGCTATAGTCCCTCGTGCTATATCCCTGGGACCAACGCAGGTGAAGGCGCAACATGCAGATATCTGTGAAGCCTTCATGGCTCTGAGCCACTGGCAGGGACATCTCACTGGTTATTCAGCCATAAAAATCCATAAATCCCTCAAAATCAAGAGTGACCTCAGGGCTGGCCAGCCCTGTGCTCTGGGAGACCAGCCAAGGAATTCACTAAGTCAGATAACGGCAACAGAgagccccatcccaccccaagATGAAGAAGACCATCTGGATATTACAGAAACCTAGAAAAGCTGCCCACACATGCACAGAGGAGAAGACCTCAACACCCAAAACGTATGAAGACAGAAAGGAAGTCACATTCTGTCATTACTTCATGAGAAAGTCTGGGTTCACGACACAGGCACCATGAGGCATCCATGTGTTTGAAATCTTGCCCTGAAGGCTAGCTGGGGAGCCAGCTGTGCAGAGGGGCCTTCTGTCCTTGTCCCACATGGCATTTTCCTAACAAAATTGTATGGTTCAGCCTATTCTTAGTCCGTCACACACAGCTATTTTCATCCATCTTTCGTCTGGCCAATGCAGCTCAGCAGGGTTGGAGTGAATTCACTCagcagataaaaacaaaacactttccaGGCTTTAGGAAAGTGAATAAGGTACCAGAGAGGAAAACTGACTGTGAGAAAGATCTTCAGACTGAAGATAATGGTGCAAGGGGCTGTAGGGTTCACCATGCAGAAAAAAGTCCCCGCCACAGAGCTCCAGCCACCTAAAAGTCTCAGTGGGGTTTAGCTTCGCAATATGACTTGCATTTCTGCTGAGGAAATCAAAACTGCCTTTTGGAAACCTGGACGAGTGCTGGTTTGTACACTTAGGCTGTACACCTAAACTGCATACCAGTAGGGCACCAGTTCGGAGTTTTCTAGGACCACCATACAGGGGAGACATGCTGGCAGAGAGGGCAGGGGGAGCATGAACCATCCTCTGCAGGCAATTCCAAAAGGACTGCCTTTCCAGATGCAACTGCATTTCCCCTATCACAGCCTAAAAGTAGTATAAGAAGGGGACTTGCCAGGAGAGCTGAGTTTTATTACTCACATGGAAACAGCTGATCTAAATCACTCTACAATGCTTGAGTTTATcagacagaagacaaaacaaaaaattaaaatagaactgGTGTGTAGTATTCATTATCCTGGTGGTCATTTTCCAGAGGAATATTCAAAGCCTCCGGAATTTCTGCTTCAGCTGGTTTCAGGACTGCCTCTTCACCTGTAAAGCATTTAAGAGACAGATCATGCCACATTAGAGGGCTCTTGAGCTTTACCCCTCAATGCTGTGCTGAACTAAAACTCTAGTGGCTGGACTCCTGTGGTTGCACGATACCTGAAATGGTTTCtggcagcttttctgctttttaaatggcaCGGCAATGCCCTGGATTGTGGAGGAGAGCTGGAAGGAGTAAACCCCAATGGGTTCAGAGGCAGAAGACAAATAAATGCAGCCCTAAAGTTGGTGATTTTCAAGATCTCAGGGCTTGGATCTCCAGGGTGCTGGATTCATGTGACATGTCCTGTCTAGCATCTGGCCCCAAGTTGCAGAATGGTTATTTTCCATGGCACAAGCCTATACCATGCCTTGCAGCAGAaggcttctccttccctccccctgcaaTGTGCACTAGAAATGCAAAGGGCTCCCAAGGCTCCCTGGCTCATTGCTTGTTGAAGCTCTGGGATCGAAGGATGCTTGCCTCCTGTGAAACATAGATCCCAGGTTTTCCTAGTTTTGAAGCAACCCATATGCTTAGTTCACACTGACTGTTAAAAGAAATTGTCTTTCTTCTTCCCAAGCCAGATCTGAGAATAAGTTCTGCTGGCGCAAGCAGCATTCACAGTGAATGGATGTCCTGAGCCCAGACCGCAATTTGCTGTTCAGACAAGTTTAGGTCCCGTCCCGGCTCAGCCCTAGGAGCCCTTGCTCAGGTGAGTCCAAAAGAGGGTAGCTCCCAGCAAACATTCACACTTTGTTCcagctcccacctctgccttcccACCACCCTGGGGTCAGACTGGTAGATTGTGGCTGGAGCACGTTTGCGCCTTGGTGCTCCCTGACCAGCAGTCTTCAGAGACTGTGTCACGCTGTCTTGGGTCTTGGCAGAAATGTGAGGACCACGGTGACCCACCATCATGCTTGGCTAAGCCTGACCCTCACTTTCTAATTGCTTTTGTTTCAGGCAGCAGAGGACCTCAGGCAGAAACTTGTCAGTGAACCAGCTGCTGCTGAGGACAAAGCGTCTTTGAACTTTCCTCCTATAAAGGTTAGGACACAGCCACTTGTTCTCAGTGTGAGAAGGCCCACACAGATGCTGTTGGGACAATGACCTGCTCAGAGATCAGAGGCTCCATGTCATTGACCTGCTGACAGCAGTGGGCTTTGATCACTCTCCATGACTTGGAGAGCAGCATCTGCCCCCTCACTCCAACCACCCCCTCACAGCTACCCTGATCAGGTTTCAGGAGCAGATACCTGGGCCCTTGTGCCAAGAGTTGGCTGTTGAAAACCTTGGCACATTTGTTGGCAAAAAACCTGGAAACGTGGCACTGCAGTCCCTGGACACTCACCCTATGGGGCCTTGCCCACCACCCCCTTGACTGCAGCCCCTATCCGGTAGCTCACCCTCTGGATACTGGCTCCCGTCCGCCAACTCCCTTTCCACAGCTCCCTGCAGGGTCCCACCAAAGAGCTCCTGAGTTGTGAGTGGGGGCGACGGGGCTTGACACGCTGGCGTGGGCGCTGCCGGCTCAGTCAGTGGGTGCTCAGTTTCCTCCAGCACTTCGGGCTGAGGGTCTGGCTCTGGATTGGGCTCCGGACTGGGCTCCGTAACCGGCTGGCGGCCTCgtcctctccctgctcctctgcctctcttttGCCGTTTGCtcttctcctgctccctgccGGGACACAGACAAGGAGTTGGGCACAGAGGAGACATCTTTCTCTCTTCATCTGGTATTGGTTTCCTCACTCAAGATCCCAGAGCCTGCTGCCCAGAAAGAGCTTTGCCAGGCCCCAAGCTGTGAGTGTCACCTGTTTTATCCCaacaaaaactgcatttttgcatttaaaaaaaaaaaacaactacattAAATTGCTCAGTCCCTTGATCCCAACCCGGAGCTCTAGCAGCTGCTGGCTACAGGCtatctgcttgagcagggacctCTCCCTTCAAGAGATGTAGGGAGCACAGCTCAGCCCTGTCCCCCCAAGCCAACTGCCCTAGTGCCCACAGTACGCTGCACTCCCCCAGTCTGGGCATGGGCACAGGCAATGCGaaacaggagctgctgctgactaGCTTGTGCAGGTAAGAGATATTTTCTGGCACCCACCTAAATCCCAGGGAACaagaggcagggctgtggcaAGGGAGTCTCTTCCAGCTCTCCGTCACTGCATGAGCACAGAGTTGCTGGGCTGCTATGCCTGAGCACAGGTTACGCGTAGAATACAATGACTCCATGGTGTAAGTAAAATTTACCCCAGAACCCACTGAATTGAGTCTTTCTCCtgggcttctgcttttcttttccggAGCAACTCCCGGTCTCTCAAGCGGCGTGTGATGATGACATCTACAAGAACAAATTGAGTGCTAACATGACGTCCTGGCCAAGAAACAATGCAATCCCTCCCTGCCTGGTGACAGCCCTAATGCAGGTGACCAGGCTCTTGCAGGAGCAAATGACACTCCATGCAAAGCTCCCAGGCACCTGTGCTGTAAGTTACCCTGAATTTCTAGTATTCATTTTCCTCCTACTGCTGCAGCCTTTGAGTGACTCTTTCCCAACCTGCTCATCACTGTAGGGACCTGGGGCAGAGGAGGCATGAAGGCACCATGAAATCCTTCAACCACACATTACTTCAGGCTGCAAGATAATTCTCTGTGTTTGTCCCATCCACTCTTTCCGATGTAGCTGCTATTGACCACTGCTGCAATCAGGAGGCTTGTCTAGGTGGAGTAAAGGCCAACAAGTTGAGCAGAGCTGTTCATATGCTTAGTTGGCTGGTCCCACCATGAGGCATTCAGGATACTGAGGTATTTCCCTGCTCTGTGGGGAATTCCCTGCTACATGGGGAATGTCTGTGACTCTCAAACCATTTCACTGTGGCCACTATCTAGGTCGTGTCCACCGGAAAATTACCGGCAAGCGGGACTGATAGCCTTCTCCAAGTGGCTTTGTTACAAAACCTTGCCCTGCAGAAGGGCCAGCCCTGCCACATAGGAAAAGGTCTGTGAGGCAGAAGGCTGAGCCAAAGGACACCGTATTTCCCTTCTGTGTATACTCCTGTGTGTTACGCTGATTGATCCCCTGTAGGGTCTGGTGAGCCAGAGACCAGGACATGGTGGTGGTGAGGAGATTGGCCCCA comes from Struthio camelus isolate bStrCam1 chromosome Z, bStrCam1.hap1, whole genome shotgun sequence and encodes:
- the HEMGN gene encoding hemogen isoform X2, translated to MESLGKDHAYSDPSLPPSAPREEYAVPDVIITRRLRDRELLRKRKAEAQEKDSIQEQEKSKRQKRGRGAGRGRGRQPVTEPSPEPNPEPDPQPEVLEETEHPLTEPAAPTPACQAPSPPLTTQELFGGTLQGAVERELADGSQYPEGEEAVLKPAEAEIPEALNIPLENDHQDNEYYTPVLF
- the HEMGN gene encoding hemogen isoform X1, with product MESLGKDHAYSDPSLPPSAPREEYAVPDVIITRRLRDRELLRKRKAEAQEKDSIQWVLGEQEKSKRQKRGRGAGRGRGRQPVTEPSPEPNPEPDPQPEVLEETEHPLTEPAAPTPACQAPSPPLTTQELFGGTLQGAVERELADGSQYPEGEEAVLKPAEAEIPEALNIPLENDHQDNEYYTPVLF
- the HEMGN gene encoding hemogen isoform X3 — translated: MESLYSTRNLCSGIAAQQLCAHAVTESWKRLPCHSPASCSLGFREQEKSKRQKRGRGAGRGRGRQPVTEPSPEPNPEPDPQPEVLEETEHPLTEPAAPTPACQAPSPPLTTQELFGGTLQGAVERELADGSQYPEGEEAVLKPAEAEIPEALNIPLENDHQDNEYYTPVLF